The Stegostoma tigrinum isolate sSteTig4 chromosome 41, sSteTig4.hap1, whole genome shotgun sequence nucleotide sequence TGACCAAGGACACATACTTCTGAATGAGATTTTCCTCAATATCAATGGAATACATTTGTCAGTTCCAAGGCAGGAAATGAGTCGACAAGTTGGCCTACCCTCTTCATTGTACATTTTCCACTCTCAGGCTGACCAGCTTGGCTCCAGAGATGCTATCCATGTAAACTATAtcgcagttttttaaaaaaaatcttctcattCTTAATGGAGCTGTGAGCAAGGAGCGTGACACTGAGATCGATCTGAAGAGAATGTTGTTTCATCAGGATCGTTGTTGCCATTGCTCAGTGGGGATTACATTTTGTACCCTGTGCCTGGTTTGAAAAGTAATGTTAACTGGCATGAATCTGAGACCAGAGAATCAGACAACAAAACAGCAGGAAAGACAACTCGTGATGATTTTGTTCAATGTGAGTTTTGGGTGGAATCAACATTTGTAACTGCACTCAGCTCATTTGCCAGGTGCAGCACAAAAACTAAGTATTGGATAAGGCATTGAAGAACAGCAGTGATGTTccccagataatgaaatgtgaggctggatgaacacagcaggcccagcagtatctcaggagcacaagagctgacgtttctggcctcgaCCCTCTAGTTTCCATTATCAGTGATGCTCCCCACCAGGCTTTGGCATTGaagttttgagaaaaaaaaatagaatcgGACACTCGTTAAACTAatatgttctttgttttgttgaaggcAAAAAGTCATGAAGAAACAGATTGTTTGACATTTCAAAATAATCTTCAGTAGCTCTTCAATTCTACGTTTTCTTCAGTCTGACGTTTGTGTGCGGCATGCTCCAATAACTGGCAGTTCTTTTCACTTTTCTTTTTCATCTCTGTGGCTTCCCAGAATTGAATGATATGGAACGTTTCTGCATGGTTAATATTGTGCCTATGCTAGTGTACCTGCAAATTTGCTGTACATTTATGTCACCATCGGTTGAACCTGTTAAACTGTTTGCTTTCTACTGTCTCTGTTAATGAGGAAGATTAACCATTATGTGGGATTGCTAAATATCTTCAAGGATTATCGATCTTTCTGTATTGTGGAGGTTAGATGCTGCTTAAATTCCAATGTCTTAAATGCAGAAGTTTGTGTACTTCTATTTTGCTCAAGTTGCAGTTTTCCTGTGTCTCATGGTGATTTTCAGCGAGCGAGGTTTCTGAAGATGCTTTCAATTTTGAGCATTATTGCTTGAGAATGTTTGGAAATGGCATAAACAGACAGACATCTGCCATGTCACTTGGTTTCAAGAATTGTCACCATTCACAAAACCCATGGAACATGGGGATTTAACCGTGCATCACCTACAATTCGTGAGGAATAAAGCATTCTGCAAATTCTCCAAAAAGAAAGTGGAAATACACAATTTGTAATCTGCCATTCGTCATGTGAACATGGCCTTCCAATCAGTAACGAAACAACGTACCACTGgcaatggttaaaaaaaagtatgaTCTGACCATCTCAGAATTCTCCAAGCACACAAGGATCTTATCCTACCCACAATAGTCGATCTCTCTGCGTGACAGAAGATCCCCTTCTATGTTTACTCATGTTGGTCAGTAGGTTAACTAGCTGACCTCTGGGATGGGTGAAATGTCACAACAATATTCCAATTTTAGCACAGCGTCTACGGATTGTCACCCATCAAATACCTCAGAGAAAAATTATGTCCTGAGGCCACAAAAatgatagtgagttttgagaagatttgtagctcaggttgagattctggatgtgagtttgctcgctgagctggaaggttagttttcagacgtttcgtcaccattctaggtaacatcatcagtgagcctctggtgaagccctggtgttatgtcccggtctctatttatctgtttaggttccgttgggttggtgatgccatttcctcttctttttctcagaggatggtagataggctcctaATCAACGTGTTTTTTGATGGAGtttcagttggaatgccatgcaaatcacatccagaaccacaATAAGATGGCCAGTCCCAGTTTTGTTTCCAAATTGACTTTGAACAGCATAATCTGTTACTCCCTCTGAGACCAATGTGTGGCGTGCCCTCGTTCTGATCAATGACAATGAGGATCAGGCCTTACACCAAACTAAATGGCGACGTTGATGAAAATTTCTTGACTTTTTAATGAGTAAAAATTTTGAGTTGACTGTATGCCAAATGTGTAGTataataataacaataaaaaTCTCGATATTGTCAGTTTTAAACAGTTACGTCATTGGATGGCTTGGACTTTTAGAGTGAATAAATAAAGTAGAATGTTCTTCAAATGCTTTCTAAATAATTTCTGTGTCACAACATAGATACAAGTATTTGTGCAACAGCTCAgaagctgcagcatgaagccaaTGTCTCGCCAATATCGATTCAGCCATACATCATACCCCAATAAAAACATCCGCTGCCATAATGTAGAAATCAACAACGTTGACCAAAGTAGGATAAAATTAGCAGAGATTAAGAAGAGTAAAATTATGGATCGTCTTCTGTTCTCCATCTCTGCGTCTCTGACATTCCTTACATTGCTCTGAGTGTGAAGTCTCTTGCGGACTTTGGATTTcattaaaatgtgttttgctgtcAATGCATTCAGCAGCAGAATAAGGACAAATGGGATAACTGGGGTAAGTATGTAATGAACAAACTCGATGGAGCCCCAGACTAAAGACAACTGAACACCTGGCGATGTGTAACAAAACCAGGGTTCTTTTTGAAGCCGATACAAACCtgaaaacataaaataccagaaaatattcTTCAAACCACTCAAAACAGTCATTGAGACGAGGATTACAGATGCTGTTCTCTCAGTACAGTATTTACATTTCAGCTTTCTGCAACAAAGCAAGACAAaacgatcaaaggtgaaagcaacAGTGAACCAGACGGAACAATCAATTGCTGCATGCAGCAGGACAGCATGGATATTGCACAAAGGGACAGACCGAAGGAAAATAAACTGTCTCTTAAAAACAATTGGAATATGTCTCAACATCAGGTCTAGGATAATAACGAATAAATCTGCTACTGACATGGCCACCAGGTAACAAGTAATCCAtctggagagaccacactttcCCTGAGACAGGATGACAATCGTCACAATGTTAACTGTAGAGAAAAGAATAGGAACAAAATTAGACGGCAGCCTGCGAGTAAAATTACCATTTTGACCCAGGTGTATTTCATGGTGTCATCGAGTCGAACAGCTTTCCAGCATAGAAGCAGCCACCTCGATTCAAACTTGTCAATGCTAATCAGATATCCAATATAACTCTAAtacaatttccagcattttgccaaAATCCCTCTGAGCCCACCCTATTCACATACCAAATCAGGTGTGTTTCAAATTGTTACacttgcaccagcctccaccacttcttcgaCCACTTCCTTCCTGACACATAACAGCCTCTGTGTGACAAAATTTCTCCTTTAGTTAtgttgaaatctttcccctctcatcttaaaaaatgtGGCCGGTAGTTTTGGACTCACATACCCTGGTAAAATGATATTGACTATTCACCCAAATCATACCCCTCACGATTTCGCAAACTtctataaaatcacccctcagcctctggcactaGAGAAAATTGCTTCAGCATATTCCACCTCTCTGTATAgctcaacgttagcaagatccttttaaatcctttctgaactctttcaaggttcacaatatctttcctgaagCACGGAgtccagaactgaaagcagtattccaaaattggcctaactaGTATCCTATACGCAGCAGCAGTACACCCCAAATTCTATTCGGGATGCATTGAACAATAAAGGCGATCAAATctaataccttcttcactatcctgtctgctGGATAATCccatttcaaagaactatgatcCTGCACTCCAAAATCTACTTGTTCAGAAAGGCTCCCCAGGACATTCTCATGAAGTATATGAATTAATCAAATGAAGGAGTGAAATTTCCCTTCCTGAAATAGCAGATTTGACAGATTGAGATATATTAGAAATCAGCTGTATTACATGACAAAAGCATTGTACAAAATATTTGAGCAAACGTTTCAGGGTTATACTCCCATCCATAacttaattccaggcttttagAAACAGATCAATGTTACCTCCAGTTCTGCCAGGGGATGTTCTACATGAAAGACTAATAACCCAGATTTCCttttcaaacagaaattgcaTGATGTGCAGACAGAACAAGTCACAGTTTCATGTTTTCAGAATATCCAGCATTTCGACATTTTGTGCATGTTGTGTGTGTGAAAATAAACATAAGTGTCTTTCATGTTTTAAAATCAGCATGGAATTGACTCATATGAAAATTGGAACAAAATAATTAATGAAAAAACTCTCATAATTATCCACATCACAGCTTTAAACACGCAACCCCTTTGTggctgtactcatgtgagtaatTGCGAATGTGTACATCCAGAACTTGACAGTGCTTGGAAAGTGGCATGCACTTGGTGGATTTCTGTACTTCCTATTTGTTCGGGTTCACCTTTTTCATAACCACCAAATCCCGACAGAATGTCAAGCTGCAGATTGACCACGGACAAAAACGTGGTATTCACACAGTTTTCAACACACATGTATAACAGGCACACTGAAGCAGCCGTTCAACAACCAACATCTGGAACTTAGTGATGATGTGTCCTGTACAAACAGTTACCCAGGAGAGCTAAGGCAGCCAAATCCTTCTCTATGAGGCAATTTATGCTTTCACCTGTTTGAAGCAAAGTTGTTACCTGCAACGTAGTCACCCAACATGACACTATAAAATAAAACCTTACAAATAATTCAAATAGTACACTTCAATAAAACTAATACACATAGGCATGAAAATAAATAGAACTGACAACTTACTTGTCAGTTGCATTTTTCTAACATGAAGCATAATTTTTTCCCTCTGCTTTTATTTCCCACCTCCTCTTTTGTCTCATTTGAAATACGTTTCACTCAGGCAGAGTTTAATCACCCGTTTGATCAAATGAATGTGAGGGTTGAGGAAATAAATGATGATTgtcactgattaaaaaaaaagtgcctgTCACGAGCGTGTGTTACACTTGAATCAGAGCTTGAGACACAACCACAAGAGTCCTCAGTACAGATGTTGTGGTACCTTCTGATCAACTTGCTCAGTGGTGTTGCAGTACAACTGTGGACTGAAATGCAGCTCTGCCAGTGCAGAAGAAGGAGCACAACGAACAGCAAGAGTGACTCACTTTTCTGAAAGGTGCATTAAGGATATCCCATTCACCTGGCGTTGCATCAAAACTTTCAGCAATATTTATGAGGCACCTCTGGATCAGTTGTGATTCCAATACAGGATTCCAAATACCAGACTCATAAGGAGAGACATTCACCAAGCCATAATAAGAATTCTTCTAAAATAGGTaataataacaaaaacaaaaacagcataCTTTGTTCCAGATGTTGGTTGTTGAACGGCTGCTTCAGTGTGCCTGTTATACGTGTGTGTTGAAAACTGTGTGAATACCACGTTGAAGTCCGTGGTCAATCTGCAGCTTGACATTCTGTAGGGATTTGGTGGTTATGAAAAAGGTGAACCCGAACAAAAtatactgtttttgtttttgttattattACCTATATACTGTTATAATGTGAATCtcattgcacacctctggagcaggtgagactgtACTAAAAACTCACAGTCCGGGCAAAGGCACACTACCATTCCACCATGGCATCCCTAACTTTGCAAAATCCTGAATGAGTTAATTACGGCTCAAGAAACTATTTCAATGAATTCAGAAACAACTTACAAAGCTAACCAGACCACTTGTTTTATCATGCAATAGACGTTTTTAGAAGGTTTGTTGTTTCAGCCAGGAACTGAACATGTATTGAAACATGACATTTTATTGAGATGTCATTCTGGCTTATCCTTCATGGTCAGGTGCTTTCCAGGTATCCAGGCAATGTCCAGTCTCACAAATTaactttaaaattatttgaaataaataatagCCAGCATGTGTTCCGAGGATCTGGCATGTTATACAGTTGGAAGTCAGATGTGTCAACATTGGGGAGATATcgattttcatttcagttttgaacCATGAACGAGCTGAAGCCATAAAAAAGACCTTTGTGCACAGTTAGCATAACTGCAGTGGAACACAGTGAACAGGCCAATCTGTCTGAAACACCTTCGTGACAGCACAGTTCCGCCAAACACTTCATCAAACTAATGGGGAAGCTTTCCAATTCATATGGAATACTCGTTTGGAATGTAATTGGAAGTGGTGTGAAATctgaggaaaagaaaaacaaacaaacaggaaTCAGCCATTTGGGCCAGGCCAGTGTATGATGCTGAAGACAGCAGCAATGTAAAACCTCAGTGCCTTATAGATGGAATAACAGGCCTATCAGAAAGGTTTTGGC carries:
- the LOC125448581 gene encoding neuropeptides capa receptor-like isoform X2 — translated: MCFGLFKQFTIPSLLFLVSLVSFCVYLVNIVTIVILSQGKCGLSRWITCYLVAMSVADLFVIILDLMLRHIPIVFKRQFIFLRSVPLCNIHAVLLHAAIDCSVWFTVAFTFDRFVLLCCRKLKCKYCTERTASVILVSMTVLSGLKNIFWYFMFSGLYRLQKEPWFCYTSPGVQLSLVWGSIEFVHYILTPVIPFVLILLLNALTAKHILMKSKVRKRLHTQSNVRNVRDAEMENRRRSIILLFLISANFILLWSTLLISTLWQRMFLLGYDVWLNRYWRDIGFMLQLLSCCTNTCIYVVTQKLFRKHLKNILLYLFTLKVQAIQ
- the LOC125448581 gene encoding probable G-protein coupled receptor 139 isoform X1: MLNQWCWERCNIDFNITSTLKRLQIEGDFITMSQPLKVIDWTVTEDNQNPHKTDWHVATLNRTFSAALYHLSTSYDDLALKFRIKYVLRVIQAIYYPILAIFGLAVNIVTIVILSQGKCGLSRWITCYLVAMSVADLFVIILDLMLRHIPIVFKRQFIFLRSVPLCNIHAVLLHAAIDCSVWFTVAFTFDRFVLLCCRKLKCKYCTERTASVILVSMTVLSGLKNIFWYFMFSGLYRLQKEPWFCYTSPGVQLSLVWGSIEFVHYILTPVIPFVLILLLNALTAKHILMKSKVRKRLHTQSNVRNVRDAEMENRRRSIILLFLISANFILLWSTLLISTLWQRMFLLGYDVWLNRYWRDIGFMLQLLSCCTNTCIYVVTQKLFRKHLKNILLYLFTLKVQAIQ